In one Tachysurus fulvidraco isolate hzauxx_2018 chromosome 16, HZAU_PFXX_2.0, whole genome shotgun sequence genomic region, the following are encoded:
- the zbtb1 gene encoding zinc finger and BTB domain-containing protein 1, giving the protein MARPSHSEHVLQQLNNQREWGFLCDCCIAIGDIYFRAHKAVLAACSSYFRMMFIRDQQGTARLDLSNMQISAECFDLILQLMYLGRIVVGHYEFEELKSSMAYLQMYYIPDSLEDLRDIRASNLTPSSSASSSSSSSSSSSSVVGGKMMFGVRMFEQPSPAKSDHVPKISNPATQQNINVSNVRPVEEVVLPLPPVHSENLIEQPCDLRKRTSGRSATLKERPRFGRTYTCDDCGFVFSCEKLLIEHILTCTNRKAYQAPKVGKATDSDSSKGESSASEGTGDQRAVCKGEEDWPDHKSDPESVIRSIATGMDSDSVSKVKIKVEQEEDSDTETENLKVVQIRNHTMGSCAVRQKTFRNNVGDNMRFDSEDEAGVSATDDGALEGNSKGPEAKVCQIKEEKQDGECTPCELCGALLTEEDQSAHYISSHMGHICACGRCGQVLIKGRQLQEHAERCGEPQCTETESPGEESPLLEDAQSMEEGLIEGADMGFRCPLCGLIFETESLAVEHTLVCPEQDTLRPAPMEDEPDHRRKHFCAICGKGFYQRCHLREHYTVHTKEKQFTCQTCGKRFLRERQLRLHTDMHKGMARYVCPVCDQGTFLKHDHVRHMISHLSAGETICQVCFQIFPSSEHLEKHMDVHLYICGVCGEKFRLRKDMRSHYNLKHTKRQ; this is encoded by the coding sequence ATGGCAAGACCAAGCCACAGTGAGCATGTCCTGCAGCAGCTCAACAACCAGCGAGAATGGGGCTTCCTGTGTGACTGCTGCATCGCCATCGGTGACATCTACTTCAGGGCCCACAAGGCTGTGCTGGCAGCCTGCAGCTCCTACTTCAGGATGATGTTTATCCGTGACCAGCAGGGTACGGCACGCCTCGATCTCAGCAACATGCAGATCAGTGCAGAGTGCTTCGACCTCATCCTGCAGCTCATGTACCTTGGCCGCATCGTCGTGGGACATTACGAGTTCGAAGAACTGAAGTCCTCCATGGCTTATCTGCAGATGTACTACATCCCCGACTCGTTGGAGGATCTCCGAGACATCCGTGCATCTAATCTTACTCCTTCTTCCTCGGCTTCCTCATCGTCGTCCAGTTCCTCGTCTTCCTCCAGCGTGGTAGGAGGGAAGATGATGTTTGGCGTTCGAATGTTTGAGCAGCCGAGTCCTGCTAAAAGTGACCATGTGCCTAAAATTTCAAACCCAGCTACTCAGCAAAACATTAATGTATCTAATGTAAGGCCGGTCGAGGAAGTAGTTCTGCCACTTCCTCCAGTGCACTCTGAGAATCTCATAGAGCAACCATGTGATCTGAGAAAGAGAACGTCTGGTCGAAGCGCCACCTTGAAAGAGCGTCCCCGGTTTGGACGCACTTACACATGTGACGACTGTGGGTTTGTCTTCAGCTGTGAGAAGCTTCTTATTGAACACATCCTCACGTGCACCAACCGTAAAGCGTACCAAGCCCCAAAAGTCGGCAAAGCCACCGACAGTGACTCCAGCAAAGGTGAGAGCTCGGCTTCTGAAGGAACCGGAGACCAGAGAGCGGTTTGTAAAGGTGAGGAAGACTGGCCCGATCACAAGTCTGATCCCGAATCCGTCATCAGATCCATTGCCACTGGGATGGACAGCGATTCAGTGTCTAAAGTGAAGATAAAAGTAGAGCAGGAGGAAGACTCGGATACTGAGACGGAAAACTTAAAAGTGGTCCAGATCAGAAACCACACCATGGGGAGCTGCGCAGTACGTCAAAAAACGTTTAGAAACAATGTCGGAGATAACATGAGATTTGACAGTGAGGATGAAGCAGGAGTTTCTGCCACAGACGATGGTGCTCTGGAGGGCAACAGTAAGGGTCCAGAAGCAAAGGTTTGCCAGATTAAAGAGGAGAAGCAGGATGGAGAGTGCACTCCGTGTGAGCTGTGTGGCGCCTTGCTAACCGAGGAGGATCAGTCTGCTCATTACATCTCCAGCCACATGGGACACATATGTGCCTGCGGAAGGTGTGGTCAGGTTCTGATTAAAGGCAGGCAGCTGCAGGAACATGCCGAGCGCTGCGGCGAACCCCAGTGCACTGAAACCGAGTCGCCAGGTGAAGAGAGCCCTTTACTGGAAGATGCCCAGTCGATGGAGGAAGGCTTGATCGAAGGTGCTGACATGGGCTTCCGTTGTCCTCTTTGTGGCTTGATCTTCGAGACAGAAAGCCTGGCAGTGGAGCACACCCTGGTCTGTCCGGAGCAGGACACCCTGCGGCCTGCCCCCATGGAAGATGAACCAGACCACCGGCGCAAGCACTTCTGCGCCATTTGCGGCAAAGGGTTCTACCAGCGGTGCCACTTGCGTGAGCACTACACCGTTCACACCAAGGAAAAACAGTTCACCTGCCAGACCTGTGGCAAACGGTTTCTACGTGAGCGCCAGCTTCGTCTGCACACCGACATGCACAAGGGGATGGCACGCTACGTGTGCCCTGTGTGCGATCAAGGCACCTTCCTGAAGCACGACCACGTGCGCCACATGATATCCCACCTGTCGGCCGGGGAGACCATCTGCCAGGTGTGCTTCCAGATCTTTCCCAGCAGCGAGCACTTGGAGAAGCACATGGACGTTCACCTGTACATCTGTGGTGTGTGCGGGGAAAAGTTTCGCCTTCGCAAAGACATGCGAAGCCACTACAACCTAAAGCACACCAAGAGGCAGTGA